From the Lolium rigidum isolate FL_2022 chromosome 2, APGP_CSIRO_Lrig_0.1, whole genome shotgun sequence genome, one window contains:
- the LOC124693209 gene encoding nuclear exosome regulator NRDE2-like, protein MELSPEHSPPTTTAAAGFPAGGGSEPSPPTNLSSLFPLFPLAAPAEVSQFLPNPSFSFDASSLNIPPTASSSLPPPLSASSDEEEAAPKPAPAKYDLVPSSSSDDERGSRRKDRKRRKRRRDQERYDGAAASRKPGVRAWAGSETKLVKDYYFDAKGDQDNLAFGSIYRMDIARYKPQSTLDARGLNRRFYNHGHASSHMDLDSDLDGLDSKVKVGGRYFSAKHAVLERNKGFKHLKVLKRDNAILPEDFIPVEASSIPAESTTAQHELEESWEDEILRRTKEFNKLTRESPHDEKIWLAFAQFQDKVASSQPQKAARLQTTERKISILEKALELNPDNEELLLCLLKSFGERDSTESLFGKWEKILMEHPDSCKLWKQYLILCQGEFSRFKVSDTRKSYTYAVEAISAACTKLCRQDSQNADLKAQPSLVQLELGLVDIFVNLCRFEWQTGHRELATGLFQAQLEFSLFSPPLSLSTSSKQRLFEHFWNSGGARIGEDGALGWSMWLAKDEESRQNMVMQDNPQEPEGGGWSGWFDLSRANAETDDVSNKAIELSAADGIDPEDPDVEDASAQDDVESLLKKLGIDVDAEFSSEVKDAKTWNRWSAMELSRDNEQWMPVHEKSGVGSSRSDDASPGEVNEQLSRVILFEDVTEFLFSLSSEEARFSLICQFIDFYGGKISRWTSSNSSSWLDRIMSLEMISNDILEDINTVSELVNKSQNSSHYSLESLLGSMHDLSQRPGLVKFLQNAILLSLDVFPRNHILEEAVLVTTEMYTTQKNTLSAPAKPSRALAKSLLKKDRQDLLLCGIYGRIEARHGNIDQARKIFDMALLSTEGGTQDLVRKVPILYFWYAEMEISISASRNDSDSVHRAIYILSCLGSNIRYTSFGGPISRPLVLRARQGFKEQIKSLRPAFACGSLKEESVALICSASLFESMTSGYSSGLEVIEEAFPFSESNHTLEYEELWMYYINLLHKNLNQLRLSRVWPNILKGVQTYPYNPKSYASMLTLGCLYSVPNNLRLTLDKCSQRDPSIISLLFALSFELSKAESYNRIHGLFERALADDKLQKSVVLWRCYLAYEVEIACNASAARRVFFRAIHACPWSKRLWLDGFQKLSSVLTMKELSDLQEVMNGKELFVRTDIYEILLQDEAEDD, encoded by the exons ATGGAGCTCTCGCCGGAGCATTCGCCGccgaccaccaccgccgccgccgggttCCCCGCTGGAGGAGGATCCGAGCCAAGCCCTCCCACCAACTTGTCCTCTCTCTTCCCCCTCTTCCCGCTCGCCGCCCCCGCCGAGGTTTCCCAGTTTCTCCCGAACCCTAGCTTCTCATTCGACGCCTCCTCCCTCAACATCCCACCCACCGCCTCCTcgtccctcccgccgccgctgagCGCTTcttcggacgaggaggaggcggcgccgaaGCCCGCGCCCGCGAAGTACGACCTGGTGCCCTCCTCGTCGTCCGACGACGAGAGGGGGTCGAGGCGGAAggacaggaagaggaggaagcggaggagggaCCAGGAGCGCTATGACGGGGCGGCTGCGTCGCGGAAGCCCGGCGTTCGCGCCTGGGCTGGGTCGGAGACGAAGCTGGTCAAGGATTACTACTTCGACGCCAAGGGCGACCAGGATAACTTGGCGTTTGGATCCATCTACAG AATGGATATTGCACGCTACAAGCCTCAAAGCACACTGGATGCACGTGGTCTGAACCGACGTTTCTATAATCATGGACATGCTTCATCACATATGGATCTAGATTCAGATTTGGATGGACTGGATAGCAAAGTAAAAGTTGGAGGTCGTTACTTCTCAGCAAAACATGCTGTTTTAGAAAGAAACAAGGGTTTCAAACACCTGAAAGTGTTGAAAAGAGATAATGCAATTCTCCCTGAAGATTTTATCCCCGTAGAGGCATCATCCATTCCTGCAGAAAGCACAACCGCGCAGCATGAACTTGAGGAATCTTGGGAAGATGAAATACTTCGGAGGACAAAAGAGTTCAATAAGCTGACACGAGAATCTCCCCATGATGAAAAAATTTGGTTGGCCTTTGCTCAGTTTCAG GACAAAGTCGCCAGTAGTCAGCCACAAAAAGCTGCACGTTTGCAAACAACTGAAAGAAAGATTAGTATATTGGAGAAGGCTTTGGAGCTCAATCCAGATAACGAGGAATTGTTGCTTTGCCTTCTGAAGTCATTTGGTGAGAGAGATAGCACTGAGAGTCTCTTTGGTAAATGGGAGAAAATACTTATGGAACACCCTGACAGTTGTAAGTTGTGGAAACAATATCTAATTCTTTGCCAAGGGGAGTTCTCCAGATTCAAAGTATCTGATACGCGGAAGTCTTACACATATGCAGTAGAGGCGATCTCTGCAGCTTGCACCAAGCTATGTAGGCAG GACAGTCAAAATGCTGATCTAAAGGCACAACCTTCATTAGTTCAGCTTGAACTTGGTTTAGTGGATATATTTGTGAATCTATGCCGGTTCGAATGGCAGACAGGACATCGAGAATTAGCAACCGGGCTATTTCAAGCTCAACTTGAGTTTAGCTTATTCTCTCCTCCCCTCTCCCTGTCCACAAGCAGTAAGCAAAGGCTCTTTGAGCACTTCTGGAATAGTGGTGGTGCCAGAATTGGAGAGGATGGGGCTCTTGGATGGTCTATGTGGTTAGCAAAGGATGAGGAGAGTCGACAAAACATGGTTATGCAAGACAATCCCCAAGAGCCTGAAGGTGGAGGCTGGAGTGGTTGGTTTGATCTCTCTAGAGCAAATGCCGAAACGGATGATGTTTCTAACAAAGCAATAGAACTATCAGCCGCTGATGGAATTGATCCAGAAGACCCTGATGTTGAGGACGCATCTgcgcaagatgatgttgaatctttGCTAAAAAAGCTCGGCATTGATGTAGATGCCGAGTTCAGTAGTGAAGTTAAAGATGCAAAAACATGGAATAGATGGTCTGCAATGGAGCTGTCGAGGGACAATGAACAATGGATGCCTGTTCATGAAAAGTCTG GAGTAGGATCAAGTCGTTCTGATGATGCTTCACCTGGAGAAGTCAATGAGCAGCTTTCCAGAGTAATCTTGTTTGAGGATGTAACTGAGTTTCTGTTCTCTTTATCTTCAGAAGAGGCTCGTTTTTCTTTGATCTGCCAATTCATTGATTTCTACGGTGGTAAAATTTCTAGATG GACGTCCAGCAACAGTTCGAGTTGGCTTGATAGAATTATGAGCCTTGAGATGATATCAAATGATATTTTGGAAGATATTAACACTGTATCTGAACTTGTAAACAAGTCTCAAAATTCAAGCCATTATAGCTTGGAGTCTTTATTAGGGAGTatgcacgatctttctcaaagacCTGGCCTGGTGAAATTTCTGCAAAATGCAATATTGCTTTCCCTTGATGTTTTCCCTCGTAATCATATTTTGGAGGAAGCTGTCCTTGTTACCACCGAAATGTATACCACACAAAAGAACACTTTGTCTGCACCTGCTAAACCATCACGGGCTTTGGCCAAAAGCTTGCTGAAGAAGGACAGACAG GATCTTTTGCTTTGTGGAATATATGGTCGTATTGAGGCTAGGCATGGGAACATTGACCAGGCAAGAAAGATATTTGACATGGCACTGTTATCTACCGAAGGAGGTACACAG GATCTCGTCAGGAAAGTTCCAATTCTTTATTTTTGGTACGCTGAGATGGAGATTTCAATATCTGCTTCAAGAAACGATTCTGATTCTGTGCATCGTGCAATTTACATTCTTTCCTGCTTGGGGAGCAACATCAGGTATACCTCTTTTGGTGGTCCTATATCACGCCCGCTTGTATTGAGGGCTCGTCAAGGCTTTAAAGAGCAGATTAAAAGCTTGCGACCTGCATTTGCATGTGGTTCTTTGAAAGAAGAATCAGTTGCTTTGATTTGCTCGGCATCCCTGTTCGAGAGTATGACTTCTGGATATTCTTCTGGTCTTGAAGTGATAGAGGAGGCCTTTCCATTTTCAG aGAGTAACCATACATTGGAATATGAAGAGTTGTGGATGTATTACATCAATCTGCTTCACAAAAATCTGAACCAGTTGCGTCTCTCAAGGGTTTGGCCGAACATATTGAAAGGAGTACAAACATATCCGTACAATCCAAAATCATATGCATCCATGTTAACTCTGGGCTGTCTTTACAGTGTTCCCAATAATCTGCGTCTCACACTTGACAAATGTAGTCAAAG GGATCCTTCCATAATTTCCTTGCTGTTCGCTTTGTCCTTTGAATTGAGTAAAGCAGAATCATACAATAGAATACATGGTCTGTTTGAGAGAGCTCTAGCTGATGACAAGTTACAGAAGTCTGTTGTATTGTGGCGCTGTTATCTAGCTTATGAGGTGGAGATAGCCTGTAATGCTTCTGCGGCACGGCGTGTGTTCTTCAGAGCTATACATGCTTGCCCATG GTCTAAACGATTATGGTTGGATGGGTTCCAAAAATTGAGCTCAGTTCTGACTATGAAAGAGTTATCAGATCTCCAGGAAGTGATGAATGGAAAGGAATTGTTTGTTCGCACTGACATTTATGAGATACTGTtacaagacgaagctgaagatgaCTAG